A part of Corvus hawaiiensis isolate bCorHaw1 chromosome 25, bCorHaw1.pri.cur, whole genome shotgun sequence genomic DNA contains:
- the LOC125338378 gene encoding TLC domain-containing protein 5-like codes for MVPIVLEVTCSFVTWLCLYGCFCRWNRQRSCKWSCRLVTLLHGLIVTCLSGYVVFLDGPWPLTHAGSPNTPLQIHVLSLTLGYFIFDLGWCLYFQTEGDLMLLHHTLSICGMILVLGLGKSATEVNAVVFVSEITNPLLQTRWFLREMGSYHTALGKVVDFLFVLLFLVLRIGAGAWIVYGMVTSPEPNWLLKAGGLAMYMVSLGFMVEICRFVRRKVWKKTPSLDTQSFQE; via the exons ATGGTTCCCATCGTCCTGGAGGTGACCTGCAGCTTTGTCACCTGGCTGTGTCTGTACGGCTGCTTCTGCCGCTGGAACAGGCAGCGTTCCTGCAAGTGGAGCTGCCGCCTCGTCACCCTCCTGCACGGGCTCATTGTCACCTGCCTCTCTGGCTACGTCGTGTTCCTGGATGGCCCCTGGCCTCTGACCCACGCAG GTTCACCAAACACCCCTCTCCAGATCCACGTGCTGTCCCTGACCTTGGGCTACTTCATCTTTGACCTGGGCTGGTGCCTGTACTTCCAGACAGAGGGGGACCTGATGCTGCTGCACCACACCCTGAGCATCTGTGGCATGAtcctggtgctggggctgggcaaaTCCGCCACGGAAGTGAACGCTGTGGTGTTTGTCAGTGAAATCACCAACCCCCTGCTCCAGACCCGCTGGTTCCTGCGGGAAATGGGCTCTTACCACACCGCCCTGGGAAAAGTGGTGGATTTCCTCTTCGTGCTCCTCTTCCTGGTGCTGCGGATCGGGGCAGGAGCGTGGATCGTGTACGGGATGGTGACGTCCCCCGAGCCCAACTGGCTCCTCAAGGCTGGGGGCCTGGCCATGTACATGGTGTCCTTGGGGTTCATGGTTGAGATTTGTCGCTTTGTAAGGAGGAaagtgtggaaaaaaaccccttccctGGATACACAGTCTTTCCAGGAGTAG